A part of Actinoallomurus bryophytorum genomic DNA contains:
- a CDS encoding Xaa-Pro dipeptidyl-peptidase, whose product MRRRMLGAIALTGAIVTGSAVPAHADHKPAIKVTGGETQPIFSRADAVTQTVNIEVPVDSDSDGTRDRVQLRIMRPKETDQGLRVPTIVEPSPYWAGGNDITNHDVDIDDVSTLGARNARQNRPDDALAATFPGYYDNYFLPRGYAVADVDSLGTGGSTGCPTSGARNEQAGAKAVVDWLNGRARGWAPDGTPVTATWSTGNVGMIGQSYDGTLPNMAAATGVKGLKAIVPIAGISSWYDYYRANGGVLAPGGFQGEDLDVLAKYVYTRADREICKKVIDDIEARQDRDTGDYSRFWNERNYVQDAAKVRAAVFVVHGLNDWNVKTKQSVQWWNALARNNVPRKLWLHQANHNTPFRWRVEEWLRQTHHWFDYWLYGIQNGIMKEPRVDIERAPGQWEQHSDWPEPGTRTLDLHLNPSGELSTKARYGAPQSLIDEGRTRTAEQLADNWTQPDPNRLVYLTPALTKPMRVGGTPTISLRASLDGRSPYLTALLVDYGTDTRPTGAVASTGEQVCYGESVPGDSGCTTRTAHVTETQPFKIVTRGWLDARNRHDPSRTEPLKAGKAYDFRWDFQPNDYVFKAGHRLGVVVISTDYDYTLRYPAGTKVTLRPGGNVLHLPVAPR is encoded by the coding sequence ATGCGACGACGTATGCTCGGCGCGATCGCCCTCACGGGCGCGATCGTGACCGGGTCGGCCGTACCGGCCCACGCCGATCACAAACCCGCGATCAAGGTCACCGGCGGCGAGACGCAGCCGATCTTCTCCCGCGCCGACGCGGTCACCCAGACCGTCAACATCGAGGTCCCCGTCGACAGCGACTCGGACGGAACGCGGGACCGGGTGCAGCTGCGGATCATGCGCCCGAAGGAGACCGACCAGGGACTCCGGGTGCCCACCATCGTCGAGCCCAGCCCGTACTGGGCCGGTGGCAACGACATCACCAACCACGACGTCGACATCGACGACGTGAGCACCCTGGGCGCACGGAACGCCCGCCAGAACCGCCCGGACGACGCCCTGGCCGCCACCTTCCCGGGCTACTACGACAACTACTTCCTGCCGCGCGGCTACGCCGTCGCCGACGTCGACAGCCTCGGCACCGGCGGCTCCACCGGCTGCCCGACCTCCGGAGCCCGCAACGAGCAGGCCGGTGCCAAGGCCGTCGTCGACTGGCTGAACGGCCGGGCGCGCGGCTGGGCGCCGGACGGCACGCCGGTCACCGCGACCTGGTCCACGGGGAACGTCGGCATGATCGGCCAGTCCTATGACGGGACGCTGCCGAACATGGCGGCGGCGACCGGGGTGAAGGGCCTCAAGGCGATCGTGCCGATCGCGGGGATCTCCTCCTGGTACGACTACTACCGTGCGAACGGCGGCGTGCTCGCACCCGGCGGATTCCAGGGCGAGGACCTCGACGTCCTGGCGAAGTACGTCTACACGCGTGCCGACCGCGAGATCTGCAAGAAGGTCATCGACGACATCGAGGCGAGACAGGACCGCGACACCGGCGACTACAGCCGGTTCTGGAACGAGCGGAACTACGTCCAGGACGCAGCCAAGGTCCGCGCGGCCGTGTTCGTGGTGCACGGGCTGAACGACTGGAACGTCAAGACCAAGCAGTCGGTGCAGTGGTGGAACGCCCTTGCCCGCAACAACGTGCCCCGCAAGCTCTGGCTGCACCAGGCGAACCACAACACGCCGTTCCGCTGGCGGGTCGAGGAATGGCTGCGGCAGACGCACCACTGGTTCGACTACTGGCTGTACGGCATCCAGAACGGAATCATGAAGGAGCCGCGCGTCGACATCGAGCGGGCTCCCGGTCAGTGGGAGCAGCACTCGGACTGGCCGGAGCCGGGGACCCGCACGCTCGACCTGCATCTGAACCCCTCGGGTGAGCTGAGCACGAAGGCGCGGTACGGCGCGCCGCAGTCGCTCATCGACGAGGGCCGTACCCGCACCGCCGAGCAGCTCGCGGACAACTGGACGCAGCCGGATCCGAACCGGCTGGTCTACCTCACGCCCGCGCTCACGAAGCCCATGCGCGTGGGCGGCACGCCGACGATCTCGCTGCGCGCCTCTCTGGACGGCCGCTCGCCGTACCTGACCGCGCTGCTCGTCGACTACGGCACCGACACCCGGCCGACGGGTGCCGTGGCGAGCACGGGGGAGCAGGTCTGTTACGGCGAGAGCGTTCCCGGCGACTCGGGCTGCACGACCCGCACGGCGCACGTGACCGAGACCCAGCCGTTCAAGATCGTGACCCGTGGCTGGCTGGACGCGCGCAACCGGCACGACCCCTCACGCACCGAGCCGCTCAAGGCGGGGAAGGCGTACGACTTCCGCTGGGACTTCCAGCCGAACGACTACGTCTTCAAGGCCGGTCACCGGCTGGGCGTGGTCGTGATCTCCACGGACTACGACTACACGCTGCGCTACCCGGCCGGTACGAAGGTCACGCTACGGCCCGGAGGCAACGTCCTTCATCTGCCCGTCGCCCCCCGCTGA
- a CDS encoding ArsR/SmtB family transcription factor produces MWNAATETDIAEVAAAIGDPSRTKVLRALADGGVLPASALAAEAGVSVSTMSGHLTRLREAKLLTVEHDGRHRYYRLAGTDVARALEELARIARPLPVRSLRDGLRAEALLRARLCYDHLAGRLGVALLAALVDGGVLASTAGSYRITPDGLGRLGEFGIDVEEFSRRRPAIRYCVDWGENRHHLAGALGAAMAARLFALEWLRRGRARRVVQLTEAGRTGLHATFGVPFDWDDPPAVPARRDR; encoded by the coding sequence ATGTGGAACGCGGCAACGGAGACCGACATCGCCGAGGTCGCGGCGGCCATCGGCGATCCGTCACGGACCAAGGTGCTGCGCGCGCTCGCCGACGGCGGAGTGCTCCCGGCCAGCGCACTGGCGGCCGAGGCCGGTGTGAGCGTGTCCACGATGAGCGGCCACCTGACCCGGCTACGCGAGGCGAAGCTGCTCACCGTCGAGCACGACGGCAGGCACCGTTACTACCGCCTGGCCGGTACGGATGTGGCACGGGCACTGGAGGAGCTGGCCAGGATCGCGCGGCCACTGCCGGTCCGATCGCTGCGTGACGGCCTGCGCGCAGAGGCGCTGTTGCGTGCCCGGCTGTGCTACGACCACCTCGCCGGACGGCTCGGGGTCGCACTGCTCGCCGCGCTGGTGGACGGCGGTGTTCTCGCCAGTACGGCCGGCAGCTACCGGATCACCCCGGACGGCCTCGGCAGGCTGGGGGAGTTCGGGATCGACGTCGAGGAGTTCTCCCGGCGGCGGCCGGCGATCCGGTACTGCGTCGACTGGGGCGAGAATCGCCACCACCTCGCCGGTGCGCTCGGCGCGGCCATGGCGGCCCGGCTGTTCGCGCTGGAATGGCTGCGCCGGGGTCGGGCCCGGCGCGTCGTCCAGCTCACCGAGGCGGGCCGTACCGGCCTGCACGCGACCTTCGGCGTCCCCTTCGACTGGGACGACCCGCCCGCCGTACCGGCTCGACGGGACCGCTGA
- a CDS encoding FHA domain-containing protein produces the protein MPSVYCTQCGHANAEGAHFCSNCGTPLTRGVPPVMGESGDSTSTMSLSAIEAAVEAEQAEEPAAEQLGVESLPANTALLLVRRGPNAGSRFLLDRRTTTAGRHPESDIFLDDVTVSRSHGEFYRHGAHFSVRDAGSLNGTYVNRQRIDEAVLSNGDEVQIGKFRLVYLSNALEDVPADPAEPVRRSRRGWWRRWLP, from the coding sequence ATGCCGAGCGTCTATTGCACGCAGTGCGGTCACGCCAATGCAGAGGGTGCCCACTTTTGCTCGAATTGCGGCACTCCGCTCACCCGGGGCGTTCCGCCGGTGATGGGCGAGTCCGGCGATTCGACGTCGACGATGTCGCTGAGCGCGATCGAAGCGGCCGTCGAAGCCGAGCAGGCCGAGGAGCCGGCGGCCGAACAGCTCGGAGTCGAGTCACTCCCCGCGAACACCGCCCTCCTCCTCGTCAGACGAGGACCGAACGCCGGAAGCAGGTTTCTCCTGGACCGTAGGACCACGACCGCGGGCCGCCATCCGGAAAGCGACATCTTCCTTGACGACGTGACCGTGTCCCGCAGCCATGGCGAGTTCTACCGGCACGGCGCGCACTTCTCGGTACGCGACGCCGGCAGCCTCAACGGCACCTACGTCAACCGTCAGCGGATCGACGAGGCAGTACTGTCCAACGGCGATGAGGTCCAGATCGGCAAGTTCCGCCTGGTGTACCTCAGCAACGCGCTCGAAGACGTACCCGCCGACCCGGCTGAGCCGGTGCGCCGTTCGCGGCGTGGCTGGTGGAGGCGTTGGCTGCCGTAA
- a CDS encoding ArsR/SmtB family transcription factor — MLRIHFTADDLARTRIMRGADVMWEIVSSLQLLQNREGAVVFDRWRRQVRGRLGRWVRPLITLAPHAAYFPDFLTPPEGSPSLEHGLDKVLSTPRTRLREDLGILASLRRLPSWTGRLAAGDIETVDVLDSAFRAYHGSVIAPDWALVQASVEADRERRVRSLAVGGCESLLNSFQPLMRWNPPVLEADYPVRQDLVLDGRGLLLVPGYFCWRTPVTLVDPELPPVLVYPIATEARLASEAPAHADDRSLVKLLGRTRAAVLRAVESGGTTTDISRRTDTSVASASQHATVLREAGLISTRRDGGAVRHTLTPLGQAVLTGRSRLP, encoded by the coding sequence ATGCTGCGGATCCATTTCACGGCCGATGACCTGGCACGGACGCGCATCATGCGTGGTGCGGACGTCATGTGGGAGATCGTCTCCAGCCTGCAACTCCTGCAGAACCGCGAAGGCGCGGTCGTCTTCGACCGCTGGCGACGCCAGGTCCGCGGCCGGCTCGGCCGATGGGTCCGCCCGCTGATCACTCTCGCGCCGCACGCGGCGTACTTCCCGGACTTCCTGACCCCGCCCGAGGGCAGCCCGAGCCTGGAGCACGGCCTGGACAAGGTCCTTTCCACCCCCCGTACCCGGCTGCGGGAGGACCTCGGGATCCTCGCCTCTCTCCGCCGGCTGCCGAGCTGGACCGGCCGGCTGGCGGCCGGCGACATCGAGACCGTCGACGTTCTCGACAGCGCGTTCCGCGCGTACCACGGATCCGTCATCGCTCCCGACTGGGCGTTGGTCCAGGCGTCCGTCGAGGCGGACCGGGAGCGGCGCGTACGCTCCCTCGCGGTGGGCGGTTGCGAAAGCCTGCTCAACAGCTTCCAGCCGCTGATGCGATGGAACCCGCCCGTCCTGGAGGCCGACTACCCGGTCCGGCAGGACCTCGTCCTCGACGGCCGCGGATTGCTCCTGGTGCCGGGGTACTTCTGCTGGCGCACTCCCGTCACGCTGGTCGACCCGGAGCTGCCGCCCGTACTGGTGTACCCGATCGCGACCGAGGCCCGCCTCGCCTCCGAAGCGCCCGCGCACGCGGACGACCGGTCCCTGGTCAAGCTGCTGGGCCGTACACGCGCCGCCGTTCTCCGCGCCGTGGAGAGCGGCGGCACCACCACGGACATCAGCCGCAGAACCGACACCTCGGTGGCATCCGCCAGCCAGCACGCGACGGTCCTGCGTGAAGCGGGCCTGATCAGTACCCGCCGGGACGGCGGCGCCGTGCGGCATACGCTCACGCCGCTCGGTCAGGCCGTCCTCACCGGCCGATCACGGCTTCCCTGA